One stretch of Micromonospora echinospora DNA includes these proteins:
- a CDS encoding nucleotidyl transferase AbiEii/AbiGii toxin family protein, which produces MTHPHDFYREVARVALAAAGPHRFVLGGGVAWAAHGLVTRPTEDVDLFADVEGAAAAAADGVRAALERAGYRVAEADPGGLGEVFDGFDRDLRDFVVSRDGRQIRLSLAHLDRHRSPVVMDFGPVMDVRDLIANKTAALVNRREVRDYIDVSAALDRYAVAELLELARQVDPALDDEDVRAAGRYLDGLADRRFTRYGLDAQRIAEVRRRMAVWPR; this is translated from the coding sequence GTGACCCACCCGCACGACTTCTACCGGGAGGTGGCCCGGGTGGCCCTGGCCGCCGCCGGCCCGCACCGCTTCGTGCTCGGCGGCGGCGTCGCCTGGGCCGCGCACGGCCTGGTGACCCGGCCCACCGAGGACGTCGACCTGTTCGCCGACGTGGAGGGCGCCGCCGCGGCGGCGGCCGACGGGGTACGCGCGGCGCTGGAGCGGGCCGGCTACCGGGTGGCCGAGGCGGACCCGGGCGGGCTGGGCGAGGTGTTCGACGGCTTCGACAGGGACCTGCGGGACTTCGTGGTGAGCCGGGACGGCCGGCAGATCCGGCTCAGCCTGGCCCACCTGGACCGGCACCGCAGCCCGGTGGTGATGGACTTCGGCCCGGTCATGGACGTGCGGGACCTGATCGCCAACAAGACCGCCGCGCTGGTCAACCGGCGGGAGGTACGCGACTACATCGACGTGTCCGCCGCGTTGGACCGGTACGCGGTGGCGGAGCTGCTGGAGCTGGCCCGGCAGGTGGACCCGGCGCTGGACGACGAGGACGTGCGCGCCGCGGGCCGCTACCTCGACGGGCTGGCCGACCGCCGGTTCACCCGGTACGGCCTGGACGCGCAGCGCATCGCCGAGGTGCGCCGCCGGATGGCCGTCTGGCCCCGCTGA
- a CDS encoding SDR family oxidoreductase yields the protein MSEDQFTQQHPAEQYGQREGQPAQQQTPPGNEQEMGPKPDHGEESYRGSDRLTGKRAIITGGDSGIGRAVALAYAREGADVLITYLGDEEEKDARETVSLIEQAGRTGVAVQCDLREEDNCRALVDRALRDLGGVDILVNNAAYQMSQDNGLLDITTEQFDRVFKTNVYAMFWLCKFAVPHMKEGSTIINTSSIQAFDPSPQLLDYATTKAAIANFTKALAQNLADRGIRVNAVAPGPIWTPLIPATMPEEKVEQFGTDTPLGRPGQPAELAPAYVYFASQESSYVTGEILGVTGGRPTK from the coding sequence ATGAGCGAGGACCAGTTCACCCAGCAGCACCCGGCCGAGCAGTACGGACAGCGCGAGGGACAGCCGGCGCAGCAGCAGACGCCGCCCGGCAACGAGCAGGAGATGGGCCCGAAGCCCGATCACGGTGAGGAGTCGTACCGGGGCAGCGACCGGCTCACCGGCAAGCGCGCCATCATCACCGGCGGCGACTCCGGCATCGGCCGGGCGGTGGCGCTCGCCTACGCCCGCGAGGGCGCCGACGTCCTGATCACCTACCTCGGCGACGAGGAGGAGAAGGACGCGCGGGAGACGGTCAGCCTGATCGAGCAGGCCGGACGCACCGGCGTCGCGGTCCAGTGCGACCTGCGCGAGGAGGACAACTGCCGCGCCCTGGTCGACCGGGCGCTGCGCGACCTCGGTGGCGTCGACATCCTGGTGAACAACGCGGCGTACCAGATGTCGCAGGACAACGGCCTGCTCGACATCACCACCGAGCAGTTCGACCGGGTCTTCAAGACCAACGTGTACGCCATGTTCTGGCTCTGCAAGTTCGCCGTGCCGCACATGAAGGAAGGCTCGACGATCATCAACACGTCGTCGATCCAGGCGTTCGACCCGTCGCCGCAGCTGCTCGACTACGCCACCACCAAGGCGGCCATCGCCAACTTCACCAAGGCGCTCGCACAGAACCTCGCCGACCGGGGCATCCGGGTCAACGCGGTCGCGCCCGGTCCGATCTGGACGCCGCTGATCCCGGCCACCATGCCGGAGGAGAAGGTCGAGCAGTTCGGCACCGACACGCCGCTTGGCCGTCCCGGTCAGCCGGCCGAGCTGGCGCCCGCGTACGTCTACTTCGCCTCGCAGGAGTCGAGCTACGTCACCGGCGAGATCCTCGGCGTCACCGGCGGCCGCCCGACGAAGTGA